Proteins from a single region of Thunnus albacares chromosome 16, fThuAlb1.1, whole genome shotgun sequence:
- the LOC122999841 gene encoding uncharacterized protein LOC122999841 isoform X3, with translation MEHREQCTLNPGLRQAQAHNIQAEETCPVQDSPLQTTEVSKSRKTQRTLPCHGAVGARPYCSPEYSPDFYKLDSTLPHSKFGTMLHMKTDTFIPLQPSTKTLWCEDTSGNQVQSLGLLDKVICNHLAAFSFIRHHHRHHHKLLLGTEMEGVYACK, from the exons ATGGAGCACAGGGAGCAGTGTACCCTTAACCCGGGCCTTCGCCAGGCCCAGGCTCACAACATCCAAGCTGAGGAAACCTGTCCTGTGCAGGACTCTCCACTTCAAACCACTGAAGTCTCCAagagcaggaaaacacaaa GGACGTTGCCCTGCCATGGAGCAGTTGGAGCCAGACCCTACTGCTCCCCTGAGTACAGCCCTGACTTCTACAAGTTAGACTCAACATTACCTCACAGCAAATTTGG GACGATGTTACATATGAAAACAGATACCTTCATTCCTCTCCAGCCTTCTACCAAAACACT GTGGTGCGAGGATACCAGTGGCAATCAAGTACAGAGCCTGGGCCTGCTAGATAAGGTAATATGCAACCACCTTGCTGCCTTCTCATTCATACGCCACCACCACAGGCACCACCATAAGCTCCTGCTGGGGACTGAGATGGAGGGTGTGTATGCATGTAAGTGA
- the LOC122999841 gene encoding uncharacterized protein LOC122999841 isoform X2 → MEHREQCTLNPGLRQAQAHNIQAEETCPVQDSPLQTTEVSKSRKTQRTLPCHGAVGARPYCSPEYSPDFYKLDSTLPHSKFGTMLHMKTDTFIPLQPSTKTLRLHWDLHWVQRGDCRDTLPRVITDADTEQEDTFVLCLLQAHVAQKPTQGSSLL, encoded by the exons ATGGAGCACAGGGAGCAGTGTACCCTTAACCCGGGCCTTCGCCAGGCCCAGGCTCACAACATCCAAGCTGAGGAAACCTGTCCTGTGCAGGACTCTCCACTTCAAACCACTGAAGTCTCCAagagcaggaaaacacaaa GGACGTTGCCCTGCCATGGAGCAGTTGGAGCCAGACCCTACTGCTCCCCTGAGTACAGCCCTGACTTCTACAAGTTAGACTCAACATTACCTCACAGCAAATTTGG GACGATGTTACATATGAAAACAGATACCTTCATTCCTCTCCAGCCTTCTACCAAAACACT CAGGCTCCACTGGGATCTCCACTGGGTCCAACGTGGTGACTGCAGAGACACACTGCCACGTGTTATAACAGATGCAGATACAGAGCAAGAGGACACATTTGTACTGTGCTTACTTCAAGCACATGTTGCACAGAAGCCCACACAGGGTTCCTCGCTACTGTAG
- the LOC122999841 gene encoding uncharacterized protein LOC122999841 isoform X6 gives MEHREQCTLNPGLRQAQAHNIQAEETCPVQDSPLQTTEVSKSRKTQRTLPCHGAVGARPYCSPEYSPDFYKLDSTLPHSKFGRLHWDLHWVQRGDCRDTLPRVITDADTEQEDTFVLCLLQAHVAQKPTQGSSLL, from the exons ATGGAGCACAGGGAGCAGTGTACCCTTAACCCGGGCCTTCGCCAGGCCCAGGCTCACAACATCCAAGCTGAGGAAACCTGTCCTGTGCAGGACTCTCCACTTCAAACCACTGAAGTCTCCAagagcaggaaaacacaaa GGACGTTGCCCTGCCATGGAGCAGTTGGAGCCAGACCCTACTGCTCCCCTGAGTACAGCCCTGACTTCTACAAGTTAGACTCAACATTACCTCACAGCAAATTTGG CAGGCTCCACTGGGATCTCCACTGGGTCCAACGTGGTGACTGCAGAGACACACTGCCACGTGTTATAACAGATGCAGATACAGAGCAAGAGGACACATTTGTACTGTGCTTACTTCAAGCACATGTTGCACAGAAGCCCACACAGGGTTCCTCGCTACTGTAG
- the LOC122999841 gene encoding uncharacterized protein LOC122999841 isoform X11 translates to MEHREQCTLNPGLRQAQAHNIQAEETCPVQDSPLQTTEVSKSRKTQRTLPCHGAVGARPYCSPEYSPDFYKLDSTLPHSKFGTMLHMKTDTFIPLQPSTKTLS, encoded by the exons ATGGAGCACAGGGAGCAGTGTACCCTTAACCCGGGCCTTCGCCAGGCCCAGGCTCACAACATCCAAGCTGAGGAAACCTGTCCTGTGCAGGACTCTCCACTTCAAACCACTGAAGTCTCCAagagcaggaaaacacaaa GGACGTTGCCCTGCCATGGAGCAGTTGGAGCCAGACCCTACTGCTCCCCTGAGTACAGCCCTGACTTCTACAAGTTAGACTCAACATTACCTCACAGCAAATTTGG GACGATGTTACATATGAAAACAGATACCTTCATTCCTCTCCAGCCTTCTACCAAAACACT
- the LOC122999841 gene encoding spermatogenesis-associated serine-rich protein 1-like isoform X5, translating to MEHREQCTLNPGLRQAQAHNIQAEETCPVQDSPLQTTEVSKSRKTQRTLPCHGAVGARPYCSPEYSPDFYKLDSTLPHSKFGTMLHMKTDTFIPLQPSTKTLVPYLEKKRLLDKEEEIQEVKQLDEWKPAVGIFTAVLEGLDDKAS from the exons ATGGAGCACAGGGAGCAGTGTACCCTTAACCCGGGCCTTCGCCAGGCCCAGGCTCACAACATCCAAGCTGAGGAAACCTGTCCTGTGCAGGACTCTCCACTTCAAACCACTGAAGTCTCCAagagcaggaaaacacaaa GGACGTTGCCCTGCCATGGAGCAGTTGGAGCCAGACCCTACTGCTCCCCTGAGTACAGCCCTGACTTCTACAAGTTAGACTCAACATTACCTCACAGCAAATTTGG GACGATGTTACATATGAAAACAGATACCTTCATTCCTCTCCAGCCTTCTACCAAAACACT CGTGCCTTATTTAGAGAAAAAGAGGCTCctagacaaagaagaagaaatccaGGAGGTGAAGCAGCTGGATGAGTGGAAGCCTGCTGTAGGCATCTTTACAGCAGTGCTGGAGGGTTTAGATGACAAAGCCAGTTAA
- the LOC122999841 gene encoding uncharacterized protein LOC122999841 isoform X7 codes for MEHREQCTLNPGLRQAQAHNIQAEETCPVQDSPLQTTEVSKSRKTQRTLPCHGAVGARPYCSPEYSPDFYKLDSTLPHSKFGLHWDLHWVQRGDCRDTLPRVITDADTEQEDTFVLCLLQAHVAQKPTQGSSLL; via the exons ATGGAGCACAGGGAGCAGTGTACCCTTAACCCGGGCCTTCGCCAGGCCCAGGCTCACAACATCCAAGCTGAGGAAACCTGTCCTGTGCAGGACTCTCCACTTCAAACCACTGAAGTCTCCAagagcaggaaaacacaaa GGACGTTGCCCTGCCATGGAGCAGTTGGAGCCAGACCCTACTGCTCCCCTGAGTACAGCCCTGACTTCTACAAGTTAGACTCAACATTACCTCACAGCAAATTTGG GCTCCACTGGGATCTCCACTGGGTCCAACGTGGTGACTGCAGAGACACACTGCCACGTGTTATAACAGATGCAGATACAGAGCAAGAGGACACATTTGTACTGTGCTTACTTCAAGCACATGTTGCACAGAAGCCCACACAGGGTTCCTCGCTACTGTAG
- the LOC122999841 gene encoding uncharacterized protein LOC122999841 isoform X1, giving the protein MEHREQCTLNPGLRQAQAHNIQAEETCPVQDSPLQTTEVSKSRKTQRTLPCHGAVGARPYCSPEYSPDFYKLDSTLPHSKFGTMLHMKTDTFIPLQPSTKTLALYAVNTARCSHFSFFWSRWLNNDHKLCDLETLILAPAELWCHIQQQFFITINI; this is encoded by the exons ATGGAGCACAGGGAGCAGTGTACCCTTAACCCGGGCCTTCGCCAGGCCCAGGCTCACAACATCCAAGCTGAGGAAACCTGTCCTGTGCAGGACTCTCCACTTCAAACCACTGAAGTCTCCAagagcaggaaaacacaaa GGACGTTGCCCTGCCATGGAGCAGTTGGAGCCAGACCCTACTGCTCCCCTGAGTACAGCCCTGACTTCTACAAGTTAGACTCAACATTACCTCACAGCAAATTTGG GACGATGTTACATATGAAAACAGATACCTTCATTCCTCTCCAGCCTTCTACCAAAACACT AGCCTTATATGCTGTAAATACTGCCAGATGttctcatttttcattcttctgGTCCAGATGGTTAAATAATGATCACAAATTGTG TGATTTGGAAACGTTGATATTGGCCCCAGCAGAACTTTGGTGTCATATCCAGCAACAATTCTTCATTACAATCAACATTTGA
- the LOC122999841 gene encoding uncharacterized protein LOC122999841 isoform X8, giving the protein MEHREQCTLNPGLRQAQAHNIQAEETCPVQDSPLQTTEVSKSRKTQRTLPCHGAVGARPYCSPEYSPDFYKLDSTLPHSKFGTMLHMKTDTFIPLQPSTKTLDLETLILAPAELWCHIQQQFFITINI; this is encoded by the exons ATGGAGCACAGGGAGCAGTGTACCCTTAACCCGGGCCTTCGCCAGGCCCAGGCTCACAACATCCAAGCTGAGGAAACCTGTCCTGTGCAGGACTCTCCACTTCAAACCACTGAAGTCTCCAagagcaggaaaacacaaa GGACGTTGCCCTGCCATGGAGCAGTTGGAGCCAGACCCTACTGCTCCCCTGAGTACAGCCCTGACTTCTACAAGTTAGACTCAACATTACCTCACAGCAAATTTGG GACGATGTTACATATGAAAACAGATACCTTCATTCCTCTCCAGCCTTCTACCAAAACACT TGATTTGGAAACGTTGATATTGGCCCCAGCAGAACTTTGGTGTCATATCCAGCAACAATTCTTCATTACAATCAACATTTGA
- the LOC122999841 gene encoding uncharacterized protein LOC122999841 isoform X10 has protein sequence MEHREQCTLNPGLRQAQAHNIQAEETCPVQDSPLQTTEVSKSRKTQRTLPCHGAVGARPYCSPEYSPDFYKLDSTLPHSKFGTMLHMKTDTFIPLQPSTKTLEKEAPRQRRRNPGGEAAG, from the exons ATGGAGCACAGGGAGCAGTGTACCCTTAACCCGGGCCTTCGCCAGGCCCAGGCTCACAACATCCAAGCTGAGGAAACCTGTCCTGTGCAGGACTCTCCACTTCAAACCACTGAAGTCTCCAagagcaggaaaacacaaa GGACGTTGCCCTGCCATGGAGCAGTTGGAGCCAGACCCTACTGCTCCCCTGAGTACAGCCCTGACTTCTACAAGTTAGACTCAACATTACCTCACAGCAAATTTGG GACGATGTTACATATGAAAACAGATACCTTCATTCCTCTCCAGCCTTCTACCAAAACACT AGAAAAAGAGGCTCctagacaaagaagaagaaatccaGGAGGTGAAGCAGCTGGATGA
- the LOC122999841 gene encoding uncharacterized protein LOC122999841 isoform X4, translating to MEHREQCTLNPGLRQAQAHNIQAEETCPVQDSPLQTTEVSKSRKTQRTLPCHGAVGARPYCSPEYSPDFYKLDSTLPHSKFGTMLHMKTDTFIPLQPSTKTLLHWDLHWVQRGDCRDTLPRVITDADTEQEDTFVLCLLQAHVAQKPTQGSSLL from the exons ATGGAGCACAGGGAGCAGTGTACCCTTAACCCGGGCCTTCGCCAGGCCCAGGCTCACAACATCCAAGCTGAGGAAACCTGTCCTGTGCAGGACTCTCCACTTCAAACCACTGAAGTCTCCAagagcaggaaaacacaaa GGACGTTGCCCTGCCATGGAGCAGTTGGAGCCAGACCCTACTGCTCCCCTGAGTACAGCCCTGACTTCTACAAGTTAGACTCAACATTACCTCACAGCAAATTTGG GACGATGTTACATATGAAAACAGATACCTTCATTCCTCTCCAGCCTTCTACCAAAACACT GCTCCACTGGGATCTCCACTGGGTCCAACGTGGTGACTGCAGAGACACACTGCCACGTGTTATAACAGATGCAGATACAGAGCAAGAGGACACATTTGTACTGTGCTTACTTCAAGCACATGTTGCACAGAAGCCCACACAGGGTTCCTCGCTACTGTAG
- the LOC122999840 gene encoding tripartite motif-containing protein 16-like yields MRRRIYSCPQCRKTFKRRPALVKSTILAALVEQLKKKTGPKASHADHSSAGPEDNICSRHDEVMKMFCRTDQQSICYLCSVDEHKGHDTVSAAAERTEKQREIKVSLRQIQQRIQDREKDVKLLQQEVEAFNRSADKAVEDSGEIFTELIHLIRKRSSDVKQQIRSQQQTEVSGVKELQEKLEQEITELKRKDAELKQLSHTEDHIQFLHNYPSLSQLSASKDSSSINICPLRYFEDVTAAVSELRDKLQDILKQKWTNISLTVTEVEVLLSEPEPKTRAEFLKYSREITLDPNTVNTWLLLSEGNRKAEQTRQKQSYSNHPDRFTDWRQVLSGESLTGRCYWEVERRGRGVCVAVAYKNISRAGGSIHCGFGFSYKSWALYCDTNCYEFWFNNISTRVSGPGSSRVGVYLDHRAGILSFYSVSETMTLLHRVQTTFTQPLYAGLCPYYGDTAEFCKLK; encoded by the exons ATGAGA AGAAggatctacagctgccctcagtgcagaaaGACCTTCAAACGGAGGCCTGCCCTGGTGAAAAGCACCATATTAGCAGCTTTAGTGGaacagctgaagaagaagactggacCCAAAGCTTCTCATGCTGATCACTCctctgctggacctgaagat aacatctgctctcgtcatgatgaggtgatgaagatgttctgccgtactgatcagcagagtatctgttatctctgctctgtggatgaacataaaggtcatgacacagtctcagctgcagcagaaaggactgagaagcagagagagatcAAAGTGAGTCTGCGacaaatccagcagagaatccaggacagagagaaagatgtgaagctgcttcaacaggaagTGGAGGCCTTCaatcgctctgctgataaagcagtggaggacagtgggGAAATCTTCACTGAACTGATCCATCTCATCAggaaaagaagctctgatgtgaagcagcagatcagatcccagcagcaAACTGAAGTGAGtggagtcaaagagcttcaggagaagctggagcaggagatcactgagctgaagaggaaagacgctgaactgaagcagctctcacatACAGAGGATCACatccagtttctacacaactacccctcactgtcacaactcagtgcatctaaagactcatccagcatcaacaTCTGTCCTCTGCgctactttgaggatgtgacagcagctgtgtcagagctcagagataaACTTCAGGACATCCTGAAgcagaaatggacaaacatctcactgacagtgactgaagtggaggttttactgtcagaaccagaacccaagaccagagctgaattcttaaaatattcacgtgaaattactctggatccaaacacagtaaacacatggCTGTTActatctgaggggaacagaaaagcagaacaaaCGAGACAAAAACAGTCTTATTCTAATCATCCGGACAGATTCACTGATTGGCGTCAGGTCCTTAGTGgggagagtctgactggacgctgttactgggaggtggagaggagagggagaggagtttgtgtagcagtcgcatacaaaaatatcagcagagcaggaggatcaattcattgtggATTTGGATTCAGTTACAAATCTTGGGCTTTATATTGTGACACCAACTGTTATGAATTTTGGTTCAACAATATCTCAACTCGTgtctcaggtcctggttcctccagagtgggagtgtacctggatcacagagcaggtattctgtccttctacagcgtctctgaaaccatgactctcctccacagagtccagaccacattcactcagcctctctatgctggactttgTCCTTATTatggagacacagctgagttctgtaaactcaaatag